The Lolium rigidum isolate FL_2022 chromosome 1, APGP_CSIRO_Lrig_0.1, whole genome shotgun sequence region tatgtctgcaacattgagaagtagttattaaagtgaagctaactacttacttgatataacgttctacatcgtcacagttgttcagcacataccaaaccatgttgtcaaattccttgtcaaaatgtttcaaaatggatttcccaagacctttagctccaactgaaaatacttccatctcgtcaCGATCAGGTTTTCGCCGTACgtcttggttcctatcatctttgtttaatcttgtttctgtgccatccttgaaaaatctagagcaaaaaatcaaacactcatcaacaatgtagccctctgcgatagaaccttctggccttgctttgttacggaccgtagactttagataacctaatattctctcaactggatacatccaaccataatgaacaggacccctcAAAAGGGCCTCCTCaggaagatgaatagctaagtgcaccattacatcaaaaaaagctgggggaagagcttctcaagtttgcataggatcacaacaatttcaaccttcaatcgattcagcacatcaactttcagtgttttggcacacagctccctaaaaaatcttcctagctctacaatagccacatacatttccttggatgcaattcccttgagcctagccggcaacactcgctgcagaagtatgtggcaatcatgcgtcttcataccggtaaccttacaaccatcaatattcacacatcttccccagtttgcgcaataaccatctgggaacctagtgtttgccaaatacctacacaaatgtctcttctattccttcgaaagcgtccacggtgcagggggcttcgcataagttactgttgcatcatcatcatccttcacaattttcttcaaccaatacttctcccagattttgaatttcttcaaatcaattctagcactaacagtgtccttattcctgccctcaagttcaagtagtgtaccaacaatattgtcacatatgttcttctcaatatgcatcacatctaagttgtgagctatctTAAGTTCTGGCCGatacggtagatgatgtaagctgactttcgggtgccatgttggttcaccgggtacagttgcacgcttccgctttctacttattggatttttcccatgttcaaaatccttaaccctttctaccttcgcagctacctctttgggtgtgtacttccttggtggatctctagtctcatctttaccattgaaaagtctgcttctcctgtatgggtgacttttatcaagaaatcgccgatgcccaatatatccaattttgtttttcaaagattcagcgcaaggattctcatcgcaatgcacacacgcatgaaatcctcttgtgcttcggcctgacatagtggcatatccaggataatcatgaatagaccaaagaaacgcagcatgcaatgggaaatattcatctatgcatgcatcaaatgtctgcacaccactccatagttgcatcatatcttttatcagtggctgcataaatacatgaaaatctttccctggggaatactttccgggaattagcaatgccatcatgtaattcgattgatccatgcacatccatggtgggaagttgtaaggaatcacaAAAATAGGCCACATACTGTAAGaattactcatacttccaaagggactgaagccgtctgtggcaaaacctagtcttatgttacgaggatctttagcaaaccaatcaaacttgccatcaaagtgcttccatgcctcaccatcggcggggtgcctcggtacattgggctcaacaaccctcttctctttgtgccatctagtatgtgtcgacatttcctttttaacaaatagtctctgcaaccttttaattataggaaagtaccttaacaccttgtgagggattttcttttttctaatagggtctctatatcttgatactccacaaacatggcagtgcgtatcgtccttgtgatctccccaaaataaagaacaatcaaacttgcatgcatgaattgtctcataaccaagcccaacatcagaaagaacactcttagcatcagcatatgatttgggaaagtccacatctggcaaagctgtacgtaaaagctgaagtaagagatcaaatccttTGTTTGTTATCCGGCTatatgatttgacatgaaggagctgaataatgaacgacaacctagtgaaagtgGTGCATCCCTTATGAAGTTCTTTTTTCgctgactcaattagattagcatacatatttggcaggtcaggacctttatttccagacttctgcagttcatcgatcatactagacgaatcatcaacataacaatcgccattgtcttcctcttcattgttgtcactatcatacgcaccatcgTCGTCTCTATCCtgcccttcgtcatcactaaaaccttccccatgtctagtccatcttgtatacgtcatggacatacctgaacaattgcagtgatcctcgactgtttttatatcctgacgtatcagatttaggcagtccttgcaagggcacaagattggttcatctgtattgtccaagtgttcttgcgcaaacttgatgaaatccctaacacctgccatgtactttgttgtgaacttcttggtgccatcagttatccaacttcgatccattgcctacaattcggttaagaacatgccaacgttcttcgaacagatcttgacaagcgattaaaaaatctagacctaacgaacaatcgggagaactcaccgatgatgcgtctcgccgccaccataatggagccttcacggaattcttctcacctcgacgagaaccctagtcgattcgatCGATTAGCAAGATCACCTATATAGGCCGTGTAcgctagcggcgcgacttaaacgaggcaccctcggccgacataaatattaataagggaattattatgtcgtaacatctagatcacaccattgaaataaatatgtagaatagacaAATTACGGATCCGagatcaaaattccatatctaccttagcggtaagactccgcgtcggtcacgccaaagccctggttcgattcttccaaaccacaatttttacttaattaaatatgttcccgacaagtgggtcacgcatgatatataaaactaataacatttaataaagtaacttagtattatttcgtcaccacgatctttgatttcgtcacctattaacagacacgatggaagcccttcccgcttgggtaatgggtgacgattttttgttgacgaaaaatcataccgtcaagcattaccttaaatgcttgacgaaagatgaattcgtcacctataaggacacatccttgacggtatgcatttttgtcaccagggttttcgtcaacaaatcccccatctcttgtagtgtgtgcttaatttgctcttgaggacatcccagccaccatccatgtctcaatcccagggcaactaatctattgcaccaccgtcctacaacattattaatcataggtcttttaatttctttgtgttccaattgtaattttcttatgaatctttcggtctgtgagagacatatatacttcttgtgccaccatttatgtatgatatttattgtctattctttgatatttcgccagtttttttgtttcccaaatttcgcaaataattcaaatgctctcaacttttgtcaaattcaaaaggtgacggaaaatgtgacaacgtcactattaaatgaaaccacgtggcaccaatttctggtcccacttgtcagaatttgtgggtcccaccggtcgagcattattgggacccatatgtcggcaacaacctggtcccacttgtccgaattttgtggatcccaccggtcagaatattgtgggtccagcttgtcataatattttatgGGTCCCACCGGTCGGCACCATGCCGGTCCCACATGACGAGATATCCATGTcggcgccgtcggacccatgttgtcgaagccaaatgggacccacatgtaaggccacgtatgctttttggaccaatcgaaacttcccaagatttagatattgacgaaagttgcaatttttcgtgacaaacccgtctcgtcaacaatgaacctttgatgttgacgaatttgcaggtcgtcaccatcaaacatttgacgttaacgaaaaaatgcataccgtcacccccgatattttatgacggagcttccttgacgaaccccatgacgatcaaattttgtcaccgcgaagtaatccttgacgaaaattggccttcacatgacgaaagtgatttgtcaaaaaaaaggttttcctttgtagtgttgcaagctaatcagatgacattccaccgagagggcccagagtatatctatccgtcatcaggatggacaaatcccactattgatccatatgcctcaactcacactttccaaatacttaatcccatctttattgccacccatttacgcaatggcgtttgatgtaatcaaagtacccttccggtgtaagtgatttacatgatctcatggtcgaaggactaaggcaactatgtatcgaaagcttatagcaaattcaacttaatgacttgatcttatgctacgctcatatgggtgtgtgtccattatatcattcaattaatgacataaccttgttattaataacatccaatgtacatgatcacgaaaccatgatcatctattaatcaacaagctagttatacaagaggcttactagggactccttgttgtttacatatcacacatgtatcaatgtttcggttaatacaattatagcatggtatataaacatttatcataaacacaaagatattataataaccactttataattgcctcttgggcatatctccaacaggttgACCTCCGCCGCGTCTCCCGCCTTCTCTCCATCGCCGCCACCACGTACAAGAGCTAGCGGAACAATACAGGAAGAGATGACTGGATGAGTGCCACTGCGACTATTCAGACGGGTAGAGTGTAAACTGCTTTGCTAATGGTTGTGGTGCTATATAGTGTAGTTTTTACTATAATGCCATTGTGAACACTAATCTCGCTGCCATATGGACTCACCTACCAGCAGGCCCACACGGGTGAGGTTTTTAGCAGAAACATGCATTTCGTTAAGagggcttgtgcttatgagagatGCTTAGATCGGTCCTTAGATCGGTAAAACTCTTTTGGGCTTGTGCTTAGGCATAGTTCTTTcgggcttgtgcttatgagagatGCTTAGAGCTTATGGCATGTACGATGGGTTGTGTAAAGACATGTGGGATCTATGTTGGAAAATATAATTGAGTATGACTTAGGAGAGTGGTTTTTGTGGAGCTGCTTGAAATGAACAAATTGTAGGGAAAGAATCCTTTCCCGGATTCCCCTACATGAAGACCATAGGGAAGAAATAGTAGGGGCCCTGCTGCACTTGCTCAGCCTCCCCCGCAAAAAATCTGACATGTGGGCTCTACGTTGTTAAAATATAGTGGAGGTACTGTACATTGTTAAGGTTATATGatcgagcctgctggacttgctcTCGCATGTGAAATGGGAGACATGCCTCGCCTTTTTGGGTGATTTTGACCAGTGGGCCTCCAACCTGCCTCGCTGCAACCATCCGCTAGTACTGTAAGAAATTTGACCGCAGAAGAAAGTTTCTCCACCGGTGTCAGCTCACTCCTATCTACAGTACGCACTAGTCATCTGCGCCGCGCACCTCTATATTTAACTTATTTTGATGCCAGTTGCCACTGTCAGCTAATAGATCGAACGACGCATCCGCTCGAGGGGATAAAAGAGAGAAGGATCTCTTCATTAATTGTTGTTGTCGGTTCTGATCCGAGCAGACTGCAGTAGTAGATACGTACGCGCCTCCTCGGTCTATCGTAGCACGCCATTGAGCTGTAGTACCATCAATTAATTTGCATGGCCAGGCTTCTGTGTTGTCTTTTCAAAACAATGCCATGCCAGTCGGACAAAATATATTTGTTTGCGCGAGGGACATGAAGGAGAGATACAGGGAAGCACCATGCTCGACATTGTTGTCTTATCTTGTAGGACAACTTAATATAATTCACTTAATTATGCCAAACATTCCAATAGTTAGTTCATTATTTATGTCTTTCTCTTTCGTTATTTTTTAAGTTCGAACAATTACCGAATGTTGGCCACGTCTCGTAAACATGATAAATAATTTAAACGAACGCTCTCAATTctataaaaaaattaaacttgTCTAGATTTGTTACCATAGATGTTGTCAACACAAACCgaaagtctgaactgatggaaagggctagaccATCCACTTACACTTCAACATCTCCCTCAAGTGTGACGGGCGATAAGTCAACACGTGGAAAGACTCAGAGGTATAGCTCAAGAGGCATGTTCTCAAATCTAGATGTATCTTTATACAAAATATTATCTAAATACATCAATTACTGATAAATCTTAGGCATCAATTTATAAACAGAGCTACATGCTTCGAGGGGAAATATTGGAAGAAAGGTTTGTCCCTCGCACTGACGTTGGATAAGCTATATTGGGAGCACTAGCTTTGTTAAGAGGTTTATGTTATGAAACATATTTTACTACTATTCTAGTACATCCGGTTCCAATGAAAATGATGCTTGTATTTTTATAAAAGTCAAACTAACATaaagattttccattttttataaAAATTTACTATTTACAGTCCACACATTTAGATATATTTACTATCCAGAGTCAGCACATGAATTTAACTTCCCAAAAAAAGTGAACGGAGTACTGTCGACGTGGCTCGGAAAGCTCCTCCTAGATGAAGTTGTAAATTCATATTTCTTACATAGTTAATAAAACCAATGTCGCTTGCCATTGGCCCACTATACGTAAATATAACATTGTGAGAAAATTAATGGTTGAAAAAGCATAATTATAATTCATTCAATCCAATAACAAATATACCCAAGGAATATAGGTCCTATGGCTCCATGCCAACAAGAAATAAAACAATCAGATACATGTCTATTAATAATCTATAAAAAATATTTTCTATTATTTGTATTTCGTACAAAAGTTTGCATGttagaagtaaaaaaaaaatctagcccGTGCAGGTGCATGGTTAATGACTAGTTGAACTAACCTTTATTTCAAACGGAGATAGCTCGTGTATTTTTTTTCCAGCCCAACAGATACGTAGCTCATGTCTTATTGATAGGTAGCGTTTAGTTTTTTCTTTCGTTTACTGTACAACAGATTGTGGCGCATAtgttcgtgggaacattttgatatattgtgcgttttttttcgagttcgtatgcaaccagaaatccagtttgatgattttcccacgcaattttgcaaaaaaagtcaaaattcatgtttgttaaatttcagtggtgctagatgacataatatatgGGAATCTCGATAAGTCATGCTTGCACCCTGCATACAAGTATGCAAATAGCACTACCAAAGCAATTTATCATGAAAACACCCAAAAAAGAGTTTATACGGAATATTTTGCTATCTGTTATAGGTATCACTATCGCAGATATCATGAACAAAATTACTGGAGGAAAATGAAAAACCCTCTAAGCTGAGGATATCTACGAAGTTACCGTTAAGGATAGCAACCCAATCAACTGTTTCATTTACCGCAAACTTGTACCTAGTGCTGGCTCACTACAAGTTTCCAACTCATTAGAGGACCCATTATGTACATTCAGCACAAAAAATCTGCTTTACTAGACATCCATAAAAATACCTCTCCTCTAAAATCTCCAAAGATAATCACTAATTATAAAACAACATCATGTAATATTGAGTATTGAGAGCTACAAAACAAGCTTGCAGAGGCATAGCACCAAGGCCCCACCAAAATTGTAAGTACATTTTGTATGTAGAGGTTTGGAACTAAAGATAAACCTAAGGTTAGTTTTGCATTAGAAGACTATTTCAGTGTTGTATGGATATAAATTGGCAGTCAAAGTAGTTTGTAAGCCCATATGGTAACAAGGGACCAGAATCAATATTAAGAAGCCCAAATTGCTACAGGTAGATATGGATATGCAAATGGAAAGCATTATACCCTTAACAAGTTCCCACGTGAGAAAAGCTCTGGTCTCCTCATTGGAAGAGTAACAAGTTCGTCCAGTGTCTTCTTGACATCCTCGAGAGCACCAATATCTTCAAATTTAACTCCAATTTCATGGGGGGGTACAACTGCTGAAATGAAATTGCGCTCAAATTCATCTTTTGCCAACATCTGCAGCAAAACACTCACTGAGGTTGGACATCATCACAACATAACGAACTTGTTAAATAAGAGCTAACTAACTAACTCTATGAAACAACCATAACTTAAGAGTACCTTCATGTTTTCAGAGAGCTTCTTAGGTGAAGCCTCCTGCTCCCTTAGCCTCCTGATTGCTAGCTCCAGACTTCAAATAAGGTAAGATATTAACAGTTATGTCTAGCCAAAGATACAATTGAATGGCCAGACCAATGAGGAAATACCTCTCGCGGGGAATAACTAGCTTGTCGCCCTTAATGGAAGGATGAGTTGCTGACGACAAGTAGTGACTTCTAGCCCATCCAATGACCTTCTCTGCTCCTACATCCACAATACAAATTTACAAATGCATGTAGTTAGCAAACTGTTCTACTCCAACTTAAGGCACTTTTAAGTTCGTTTGTAGCGTGACAAAAGGTACAACATCATACAGTCATGCGTCCACAAACAGCTGAAACAATAAACAACAAATACGAGTATATCCCAAGGATACATCTCCCACTGACCGAGATGAGGAACGGGTATTGCTGCTTGCTGGCCGTGAATTTCTTATCAGATCTGGCAGCTGTGACATTTGCGCAAGTGATCAACAACATGAGGACTGAAGAATGAGGAAAGGGTCTACTTGGCCCGATTGGCATTTGGACTGCGAGGTGATTTTTGGTTATCACCAATGTGTAAACAAGGTGGCGTGTCATGCAGCAGATCCTGTGCCATCGTGTACCgataatgttgggcctccaaccaTGGCGACCACAGACAACAGTGATTGAAGAGGGTGAGGAGCATCCAGCGTAAAACCTAATGGGTTTGGATCTGGAGTTCAAAGAAAGAACAAAGGAGGGAGAAATACATGGAGAAGTTGACGCCTGTCGACTAACCCATGTCGCTGCCTAGATCCGAAGGTTCTTAGCTACTTACTCCTTctgttccaaattaattgactctttACTCCCTccagagtcaattaatttggaacagAAAGAATATATTAAAGACTGAAACCAACAAGGGCAAAACCACTCCACACCAGGAGCAACCTAGACCACTTCAATAAACTTTAAGGTCGACATTGTTTGATATGATCCATCAGCACATTAGCCACACTGGCAATCATGATTTTAGGGAAAAAGCACATGCATCATAATATGGATCCAGTTAGCAGGCTTACTTTGTTTTGTCAGAATAATGCCATCTAACTTCACATGCAGCAGATTTTCACATGATAGCTCATGCTCTTCAAGCACCTGCATTTACCGGCCATGACTTACAGGTAAGCACTTGGGGAAGCGCCATTAAGTCATTTCCCATATGAGGGCTGAATAATGGAAATGAATAGCAATTGattaaaattgtccaaccgggcatgCCCTGGTGAATTCgaatgtagaattttcgtgggaacattttgatatattgtgcgttttttttcgagttcgtatgcaaccag contains the following coding sequences:
- the LOC124708480 gene encoding uncharacterized protein LOC124708480, which codes for MQVLEEHELSCENLLHVKLDGIILTKQRAEKVIGWARSHYLSSATHPSIKGDKLVIPRESLELAIRRLREQEASPKKLSENMKMLAKDEFERNFISAVVPPHEIGVKFEDIGALEDVKKTLDELVTLPMRRPELFSRGNLLRV